Proteins encoded together in one Salvia splendens isolate huo1 unplaced genomic scaffold, SspV2 ctg148, whole genome shotgun sequence window:
- the LOC121789127 gene encoding guanosine nucleotide diphosphate dissociation inhibitor 2-like, whose product MDEEYDVIVLGTGLKECILSGLLSGDGLKVLHMDRNDYYGGESTSLNLIQLWKRFRGGDNPPPHLGASRDYNVDMIPKYIMANGALVRVLIHTDVTKYLSFKAVDGSYVYNKGKIHKVPATDMEALKSPLMGFFEKRRARTLFTYVHNYNESDPNTHQGMDLTRVTTRQLFAKYGIDENTVDFIGHAVALHRDDYYLDEPALDTVKRMQLYAESFARFGGGSSYIYPFYGLAELPQAFARLSAVYGGTYMLDKPDCKVEFDVEGKVHGVTSQGETAKCKKVVCDPSYLPNKVKKVGKVARAIAIMSHPIPDTNDSHSVQIILPQKQLCRKSDMYVFCCSYSHNIAPKGKYIAFVSTEAETDHPETELKPGTDLLGHVDEIFFETYDRFEPVNEPSLDNCFISTSYDATTHFESTVSDVLNMYTLITGKVVDLDVDLNAASAAED is encoded by the exons ATGGATGAAGAGTATGATGTGATAGTCCTGGGAACTGGTCTCAAGGAATGCATCCTCAGCGGTCTTCTCTCCGGTGATGGCCTCAAG GTTCTGCATATGGATCGTAATGACTATTATGGTGGTGAATCCACTTCTCTTAATCTTATCCAG TTGTGGAAGAGATTCAGAGGAGGCGATAATCCTCCGCCACACTTGGGCGCTAGTCGAGATTATAACGTCGACATGATCCCAAAG TATATTATGGCGAATGGTGCTCTCGTGCGAGTCCTCATCCACACGGATGTCACTAAATATTTGTCATTCAAAGCTGTTGATGGTAGCTATGTGTACAACAAAGGAAAG ATTCACAAGGTGCCTGCAACTGATATGGAGGCGCTAAAATCACCCCTAATGGGTTTTTTTGAGAAGCGGCGAGCCAGGACATTGTTCACTTATGTGCATAATTATAATGAAAGTGATCCTAATACACATCAAGGAATGGATTTGACACGAGTTACTACTAGGCAACTCTTTGC AAAGTATGGTATCGATGAGAACActgtggattttattggccatgcaGTAGCTCTCCACAGAGATGACTATTATTTGGACGAACCAGCACTGGATACTGTGAAGAGGATGCAG CTTTATGCAGAGTCGTTTGCACGTTTTGGTGGTGGATCGTCTTATATTTACCCTTTTTATGGCCTTGCAGAGCTTCCCCAG GCATTTGCTCGTCTCAGCGCTGTTTATGGCGGGACCTACATGTTGGATAAACCTGATTGCAAG GTGGAGTTTGATGTGGAAGGCAAGGTGCATGGTGTTACATCACAAGGGGAAACAGCTAAGTGCAAGAAAGTTGTCTGTGATCCTTCCTACCTTCCCAACAAG GTTAAGAAGGTTGGTAAAGTTGCAAGAGCCATTGCTATCATGAGCCACCCAATTCCTGATACAAATGATTCTCACTCGGTGCAAATTATTCTACCTCAGAAGCAGTTGTGTCGCAAATCAGACAT GTATGTATTCTGTTGCTCTTATTCCCACAACATCGCTCCAAAAGGGAAATATATTGCATTTGTCTCAACCGAAGCAGAAACTGATCACCCGGAGACTGAACTGAAGCCAGGTACCGATCTACTTGGGCATGTAGATGAGATTTTCTTCGAGACATACGACAGATTCGAGCCAGTAAACGAGCCTTCTCTGGACAATTGCTTCATATCAACT AGTTATGATGCTACAACTCACTTCGAGTCCACTGTCTCTGATGTTCTGAATATGTATACGTTGATCACGGGAAAG gTTGTCGATCTTGATGTGGATCTGAATGCAGCCAGTGCAGCTGAAGATTGA